TTCGGCGTCGTCCCTGCCTGGGGGAGAGAGATTGGGCGGGACCGTCGCTCTATACGGCCCCGACGGACTGCGGGAGGTGCTGGAGGCGTCGGACTACGTGGTCGTGGCGCTGCCGCTCACCGCGCAGACGCGCCGTCTCATCGGCGCCCGGGAGATCGGCTGGATGAAGCAGGACGCGGTGCTCATCAACGTCGGCCGCGGGGAGATCGTCGACGAGGCGGCGCTCGTCTCGGCGCTGGCGGCACGGCGCATCCGCGGGGCGGCTTTGGACTGCTTCGAGGTCGAACCCCTGCCGGCCACCAGCCCGCTATGGGAGGCCGACAACGTCTTGATCTCGCCGCACGTCTCCGGCTCTTCGCCGCGGTACATGGACCGCGCGATCCCGCTGTTCTGCGAGAACCTGCGGCGCTACCTGGCGGGAGAGCCGCTGCTCAACGTCGTAGATAGAGCAAGAGGGTACTAGTTTCGCGTACGCGTGTGGGGTTGACGAAAACGTGAGCAGCGGTCGGCAGGGGGCCCGAGGCGCTGTCCGGAGTCGCCTCTGATGCCAGGAAGGCCCAGCGATCCACGATGGGAGGAGGATGGCGGTGAAGACCTATGCCGTGGAGAAGATCCGTAACGTCGCGGTCGTCGGGCATGGAGGAGTGGGGAAGACCACCCTCGTGGAGTCCCTGCTCTTCCATGCCGGCGCGATCGACCGCACGGGCAGGGTGGACGACGGGAACACGACGACTGACTTTGACCCCGAGGAGATCCGCCGCAAGATCACGATCAACACCGCGACCGCGCCCCTGGAGTGGAAGGACCACAAGGTCAACCTGCTGGACACTCCCGGCTACCCGGACTTCATCGGCGAGGCGATCGCGGCGCTGCGCGTCGCCGACGCCGCGCTGTTCGTGCTCGACGCGGTGGCGGGGATCCAGGTCCAGACCGACAAGCTCTGGAAGGTCGCTGATGCGGACCGCCTGCCGCGGCTGGTCTTCGTGAACCGTATGGACCGCGAGAACGCCAACTTCGGCCGCGTGGTCGATTCGCTGCAGGCGCGGTTCGGAGCGCACGTCGTACCGGTCGAGATCCCCGTCGGCCAGGAGAGCGGCTTCCGCGGCGTGGTGGACCTGATCGACATGCGCGCGTACCTGCACGAGGGCGGCAAGGTCGTGCCCTCCGAGATCCCAGCGGAGATGCGCGAAGAAGCGCAAAGCTACCGCGAAAAACTGATCGAGGAGGCGGCCGAGGGCGAGGACGCGCTGGTGGAGAAGTACCTAGAGGCCGGCGGGCTGACCGACGAGGAGATCAAGCGCGGCCTGCGCGCGGGCGTCCGGTCCGGCGTGGTCATCCCGGTGATGTGCGGCGCCGCGCTGCACGGCACGGGCACCGAACAGCTCCTCAACGACATACTCACGCTGTTGCCCCACCCCGCCGAGCGCGGTCCGGTGCCCACCCTCGAGGGCGGGGAGCTGGCGGTGGACGCCGCCGGTCCTCTGGCCGCGCTGGTGTTCAAGACGATGGCCGACCCCTACGTCGGGCGGCTGTCGTACTTCCGCGTGTACTCCGGTACGCTGCGGTCCGACTCCCAGATCTACAATGCCAACAAGGAACGCGTAGAGCGCGTCGGTCAGGTGTACGTGCTGCGTGGCAAGCAGCAGATCGCGGTGCCCGAAGTTCCCGCCGGCGACATCGGCGCGGTCGCCAAGCTGGGAGAGACGCAGACGAACGACACCCTGTGCGGCAAGGACCACCCCGTGCGGCTGCGCCCGATCGATTTCCCCAAGCCGTCGATCGCGATGACGATCGAGCCCCGCAGCAAGGCCGACGAGGACAAGCTCGGCCAGGTGCTGCACCGGCTCGCGGAGGAGGACCCCACGATCCACGTCGAGCACGACACCGAGGCCCACAAGACGATCCTGTCCGGATTGGGCGAGTCCCATCTGGAGATCATCGCCGACCGGCTGCGACGGAAGTTCAACGTCGAAGTCCAGCTCGGCGCCCCGCACGTCCCGTACCGGGAGACGATCCGCAAGAAAGCCACCGCCGAGGGGCGGTACGTCAAGCAGACAGGCGGCCGCGGGCAGTACGGTGTGTGCACGCTGGAGATCGAGCCGCTCCCGCGGGGAGCGGGCTACGAGTGGGTCGACAAGATCTTCGGCGGCGTGATCCCCCAGCAGTTCCGACCGTCGGTCGAAAAGGGCGTGCGAAAGGCTATGGCGGAGGGCGTCGTGGCCGGCTACCCGGTCGTGGACGTGCGGGTGACGCTCGTGGACGGGAAGACGCACGAGGTTGACTCGTCGGACATCGCCTTCCAGATCGCTGGATCGATGGCGTTCAAGAGTGCCTTCCAGAACGCGAACCCCGTGCTGCTGGAACCGATCATGCAGGTGGCCGTCACGGTTCCGGACGAGCAGATGGGCGACGTCATCGGCGACCTGAACGCGCGGCGGGGGCGCATCCAGGGGATGAATCCCAACGGCGACGGCACGACGACTGTGCAGGCGCTCGTGCCGATGGCCGAGATGCTCCGGTACGCGAGCGACCTACGCTCGATCACCGGAGGCCGCGGGTCGTTCGAGATGTCGTTCTCCCACTACGAGGAAGTGCCGGCGCACATCGCGCAGAAGGTCATCGAGGAAGCCAGCAGGCAGAAGGAGGCGGCGCAGGCCCACTGAGGGCAAACGGCAGAAACCGGCTCAGCGCTGGGCGGCGACGTCGCGGACCCGGCCGACGAGGAACCAACACGCCTGTGCGAGGTCCTGCGGCAGGGAGGCGAAGGTTTCCTCGAGCAGGTTCTCACAGATCCGCTCTCCGCAGACGCGCTGTGCGTAGGCGATCATCCGCGCGACCTGGTTGCGGTAGTCCTCGACTTTCCGGCGCACGCTTCCGTCGGAAGCCGCGCCTTCGCTGTCTGGGACCGGCGGCCGTTCGAACACCGGGATGATCGGAAGCGATTCGACCAACTCCTCGGCCACCCAGGGTCCCACCGTGCGCTCGAAGCGCTCGATGAACCCCCACGTGAACGCGTAGAACGCACCTGCCAGACGGCTGGAGGCCTCTACGGGGTGCAGGGCCAGTGTCGGATCGGGGGTAGGGCCGGAGACGTCCGAGACCTCCTTTGCCAGCCGGTCGGCGTCCTCTGACTGGAGGAGGCTCAAGAACGCGTCGACGACCACGGGGTCGAACTGCGTTCCCCGGTGCCGTCGCAGTTCTTCGGCGGCCTGTGCCCACGACATCCCCGGCTGGTAGGGGCGATCCGAAGTCATCGCCTCGAACGCGTCCACCACCGCCAGGATGCGGGCGGCGCGGGGGATCCGCTCGCCGGCCAGGCCCGCCGGGTACCCCTTCCCGTCGTACCGCTCATGGTTGTGCCGGACGGCCTCGACGACGGCCTGGGGCATGCCGGCCGCAGCCAGGATGCGCGCGCCGACGATCGAGTGCTGCTCGACCTCCCGGCGTTCGGCTGCACTGAGTTTGAAGGGTTTGAGCAGCACCTCATCCCGGATCCCGATCTTGCCGATGTCGTGGAGCAGGGCCGCGGTCTCCAGCGTGTGCAGCTCCTCTGCTTCGACGCCCAGACGGCGCCCGACCGCCCGCGCGTACGCCCGCAGCCGCCGTGAGTGCCCGGCTGTGGGGTGGTCGCGGGCGTCGACGGCTTCGGCCAAGCTGATGATCAT
Above is a genomic segment from Armatimonadota bacterium containing:
- the fusA gene encoding elongation factor G, producing MAVKTYAVEKIRNVAVVGHGGVGKTTLVESLLFHAGAIDRTGRVDDGNTTTDFDPEEIRRKITINTATAPLEWKDHKVNLLDTPGYPDFIGEAIAALRVADAALFVLDAVAGIQVQTDKLWKVADADRLPRLVFVNRMDRENANFGRVVDSLQARFGAHVVPVEIPVGQESGFRGVVDLIDMRAYLHEGGKVVPSEIPAEMREEAQSYREKLIEEAAEGEDALVEKYLEAGGLTDEEIKRGLRAGVRSGVVIPVMCGAALHGTGTEQLLNDILTLLPHPAERGPVPTLEGGELAVDAAGPLAALVFKTMADPYVGRLSYFRVYSGTLRSDSQIYNANKERVERVGQVYVLRGKQQIAVPEVPAGDIGAVAKLGETQTNDTLCGKDHPVRLRPIDFPKPSIAMTIEPRSKADEDKLGQVLHRLAEEDPTIHVEHDTEAHKTILSGLGESHLEIIADRLRRKFNVEVQLGAPHVPYRETIRKKATAEGRYVKQTGGRGQYGVCTLEIEPLPRGAGYEWVDKIFGGVIPQQFRPSVEKGVRKAMAEGVVAGYPVVDVRVTLVDGKTHEVDSSDIAFQIAGSMAFKSAFQNANPVLLEPIMQVAVTVPDEQMGDVIGDLNARRGRIQGMNPNGDGTTTVQALVPMAEMLRYASDLRSITGGRGSFEMSFSHYEEVPAHIAQKVIEEASRQKEAAQAH
- a CDS encoding HD domain-containing protein, which translates into the protein MAAHPSRRLLDRLGPRLFEVGTWATATLDPDEVLRRAAAGLRRALEAESVVAYAYHAHDRSLQMRASAGSVRGFRSHARARRNGFTLRAVRSRSVVMVPDCQKDPTLSPDVLAAGIRSFACLPLAVDADVRGLVYVNFASPREYPEDLTNILSALAGQVAVAVDRAEAYQQLRSMHDRMIISLAEAVDARDHPTAGHSRRLRAYARAVGRRLGVEAEELHTLETAALLHDIGKIGIRDEVLLKPFKLSAAERREVEQHSIVGARILAAAGMPQAVVEAVRHNHERYDGKGYPAGLAGERIPRAARILAVVDAFEAMTSDRPYQPGMSWAQAAEELRRHRGTQFDPVVVDAFLSLLQSEDADRLAKEVSDVSGPTPDPTLALHPVEASSRLAGAFYAFTWGFIERFERTVGPWVAEELVESLPIIPVFERPPVPDSEGAASDGSVRRKVEDYRNQVARMIAYAQRVCGERICENLLEETFASLPQDLAQACWFLVGRVRDVAAQR